GTCTGTACATTGCCAGTAGAATGCAATTGTCTCAGGGTAATGGCCTTCGTCATTCAGATACTTCTCAACGGTTCTGTCTGCCAGTTTCTTGCCTATTTCCCATGCGGATGTCGTCGGAACACGCTGAGGATCCAGGGAATAGAAATTGCGGCCGGTAGGCAGAATGTCGCTTCGACCGCGGGTAATCAAACCGCTTGGACCAGGCTCGATATAACCGCCATCAAAACCGTTTAGGAGCGATCCAACTTCATCGGTATCCTGAACATTGCAGATGACCGATGCTATGTTTTTTTCGAGTTGCGGAATGTGATAAGCGAGGTCGTCCGGAATGCGGTACCGCTCTTCCAGTGCGGTCCTCAGGGTTGAGTCGTTAAGGACCATCACTCTGCAGATTCGGTTGCATTCGTCATCCGCTTGCTCTCGAAGGGCCTCCTCATCCAACGTCTGCATCTGTTCGATAAGCCGGGCGATAAGCCATCTCAGTGATCCTTCTCCTGTATCAAATCTGATTATAGCATGGACGAAATCAGCAAGTTTTTCATCCGACGGCAGTCTGCCGAAGATGTGCATCCCTTTTGGTATGTGCATCTCCTTGAGCACCTGAAGCGAATCATGGAGATCGTGAATGCGTTCCGAGAAATTGTCATGGTTGAGTTCTTTGCCATCTAAAAGGTTCAGAGTCTTTGCTTGCTCCATTATCATGTGCTGAATAGTGTGGGCACGAGCCGGTTCCGTGTTTTGGAACCGTTGGTACTCATCGATCAGCCGAGCCAACTGGTCAAGATCGCCGTAAAGCTCGCCTTTGACCATGACGGTTTGCATGTGATCCACGAGAACAGCGATGCTTCTTCTCTTTGCAATAGTTCCTTCGGGTGGATTGTCGGCGTTGTAGATGTACAAGTGCGGCATAGTGTCGATGCCGATGTCCGGGAAACAGCCTGAAGAAAGGCCGGTCGCTTTTCCCGGCAGGAATTCAAGATTGCCATGAGTGCCCACGTGCACGATCGCATCGACCCCGAATTCACGTGAGAGCCATTTGTAAGTCGCCACATATTGATGTGGAGGCGGCACGTCGGGATCGTGAAGAATCTTACATACCTGTCCGTCGCATTTTGCCCCTGCACAGCCCCTTTTGGGTTGGACGCACACCACAGCATTCCCGTATTGCACGCCTGTAACAAGGATCTTGTTGTCGTATACCATCGCCGCGGGGATTCCGTCTTTTTCCTCGCCCGGTGGATTGCCCCACGCATCGGCCATTCGGACCCGCACTGCTTCAGGCAGCTCGTTGAACCACTCTTCGTACTGTTCCTTCGTGACCATAGCCAGCACACCGCCTTTATCCACTATCTCTTCCACCGTGGTCCACCGGAATTCCGAGATGGCCTTTCGATCCATTATGGTTTCGATCAAATCCTTGCCGTCGGCTGGTGGCTGAACTGAATAGCCTTCCGAAGCCAAGCGCTTTAGGATATCAGCGACAGTCTCAAGAGTGTCGAGATGCGCTCCACCGCCTACGGTAGCCTCCACTGATGCGCAAGGATTGTTGTGAAGAATGAAGGCAACACGCTTCTCCGGATTCGGCTTCTTCCGAAGATGAAGCCACCCTTCAATCCGTTTTGCGAATCGGTCTATCCGCTCATGAATTGGCTCGTACGACTCTTCCTCAGGCTGACTTATGTTTTGTGCAGCACCAATGATGATCGGCTCTATCACGCCCTCGAATTCAGGCATGGCCATACTCCAGGCCACCTGCATGCCAAGGCCGCTCGGATCTTCAAGCCATTGTTCAGCATTCTTGTAATACGATGTCACTGGGCTGAATAGAGGCATGTTCAGCCGTTTCATAACCTCGATACCCGATGGGGCATCCTCGGCCTTCATTTCTCCTCTGGAATTACCGAGGAAGAATACCGTCAACTTGATGACGCCCTCTACAAGGGGCTTGCCATCTCGAATGAGGAAATTCTCTATGACCTCTACTCCCCCAAGGTTGCCGAGTCCCGGATCTTTCAGCGGATACATGAAGATGGGAATCACTCCAACGCCCAATCTTTCAAAAGCAGCAATAAGGGAACGTTCAACATCAAGGTTGCCGGTAGCCCAAGCGGTTCGCAGATAGAGTAATCCCACGAACTGCAGCGGCTCCACACCAAGCCAGTCTCTATACCAGGAGAGGTAGGCATCCGTTTCCTGGAAAAGGTCTGGACCGGCAGGATGATATATGCCCTGCCACGGCACTTCTTCCGGTTCGCCATATTTGATGTCCTGACCAAACAGGCTGTGCATGAGGTACCGCAGCATATTTGCCATGTTTTCCCGCCCATTGAAGAGAATATAGCGGTACACAGTCGCAACTGTTTCTGGAGCGATGGAAGAGAGTGCCCAGAATGATGGGTCACTGCCGACCACCACTACAGGAATGTGGTCGCGAAGCTCGCGGATTTCTGGCTCAAGCTCATCCCAGAATCCTTCCATCGTCCGGTACAGAAGGATACAGTCCGCCGAACGAAGACTCGATTTCACTTCATCGACAAGACCTGGAGTCATGTTCAGTTGCTTGGTGGAAAAGGACGTGAGTGTGATCCCCAGCTCATCTGCTGCCTCTTTGATGAGAGGCAGATAATTTGACCACATGACTGTGCAAATATGCACGGCAACCTCCTGGACTATTCGCTGTAGTCTCTGATCAATCGGGAACCGATGATGAAGAAAGCGATCGCATAGAGAAGAAGAATCACCAACGATACCAAGCCCTCCCAATCCAGCGAATTCTGACGTATGAGAACATTGGAATGGGTGAGCGGCAAAACCCACACCACTGGGCGAAGCAGCTCCGGTATTCTGTCCACCGGGAAGAAAGTCCCGCCGAAGAATGCCATAGGCAGAATGAAGAAGTTGTTGTATGTGGCTGTATCCTCATGAGACTTGGCAATCATGCCGGTGATGACCCCGAGACTGGCAAAGAGGAAACAGTTGAGCAGAAGGGTCATCACGAAAAGGGGAGTGATCGACAGATCTCTCGCAGTGATGAATCCAACAATAAGAATCAGGCCCGATGCAAACAGCCCCTTCACCATTCCTGCCAATACTTCTCCCACCATAATGGCCGACGGCCGTATGGGAGCTTGGACGAAGACCTGGAAGGTTTTGAAGTATAGCCGGTTGAGATTCAGCGCATTGGCTACCCAGGTGTAGGAATTGTTCATGGAACTCATTGCCACGAGTCCCGGAATCAGATAACTGAGATAGTCCGTGCCCTGCATCTGCACGTTTCTCCCGAGGCCAAGGCCGAAAGTAAGGAGATAGATGATCGGCACAAGCATCGCGGAGAAGAGATAGCCGACTTTGAGGAGCTTTCTCCTGAACAGGAGCATCTCGCGAAGAAAAATGGGATACCAGTCTCGTCCAATCATTCGA
The sequence above is a segment of the Desulfomonile tiedjei DSM 6799 genome. Coding sequences within it:
- the cobN gene encoding cobaltochelatase subunit CobN; this translates as MHICTVMWSNYLPLIKEAADELGITLTSFSTKQLNMTPGLVDEVKSSLRSADCILLYRTMEGFWDELEPEIRELRDHIPVVVVGSDPSFWALSSIAPETVATVYRYILFNGRENMANMLRYLMHSLFGQDIKYGEPEEVPWQGIYHPAGPDLFQETDAYLSWYRDWLGVEPLQFVGLLYLRTAWATGNLDVERSLIAAFERLGVGVIPIFMYPLKDPGLGNLGGVEVIENFLIRDGKPLVEGVIKLTVFFLGNSRGEMKAEDAPSGIEVMKRLNMPLFSPVTSYYKNAEQWLEDPSGLGMQVAWSMAMPEFEGVIEPIIIGAAQNISQPEEESYEPIHERIDRFAKRIEGWLHLRKKPNPEKRVAFILHNNPCASVEATVGGGAHLDTLETVADILKRLASEGYSVQPPADGKDLIETIMDRKAISEFRWTTVEEIVDKGGVLAMVTKEQYEEWFNELPEAVRVRMADAWGNPPGEEKDGIPAAMVYDNKILVTGVQYGNAVVCVQPKRGCAGAKCDGQVCKILHDPDVPPPHQYVATYKWLSREFGVDAIVHVGTHGNLEFLPGKATGLSSGCFPDIGIDTMPHLYIYNADNPPEGTIAKRRSIAVLVDHMQTVMVKGELYGDLDQLARLIDEYQRFQNTEPARAHTIQHMIMEQAKTLNLLDGKELNHDNFSERIHDLHDSLQVLKEMHIPKGMHIFGRLPSDEKLADFVHAIIRFDTGEGSLRWLIARLIEQMQTLDEEALREQADDECNRICRVMVLNDSTLRTALEERYRIPDDLAYHIPQLEKNIASVICNVQDTDEVGSLLNGFDGGYIEPGPSGLITRGRSDILPTGRNFYSLDPQRVPTTSAWEIGKKLADRTVEKYLNDEGHYPETIAFYWQCTDIMWSDGEGMAQMMYLLGTRPIWRNNGRLKGFDVIPLEELGRPRIDVTIRVSGITRDNFPSTIDVLDEIVQAVAMLDEPLDQNYVRQHTLERLNGSSIDDAEAVRAATYRIFASMPGTYQAGTQLAVYASAWKTEKDLSDVFLYWNGYAYGKDVFGEAAHRSLADNLKTVDVTFNKTVTDEYDLTGCCCYFGTHGGMINAARVLSGKNIQNYYGDTREQDRVSVRTLTEEMRRIARGKILNPKWIEGMKEHGYKGAGEISKRVGRVYGWQATAKAVDDSVFDDIARTFMMNEENRKFFEENNPWALEEIARRLIEAAERELWNPAPDVKEALKELYVEIEGWIEERMGDVKGDFQGGSIDIITSEEVENWKRKMEQVL
- a CDS encoding ABC transporter permease; protein product: MIGRDWYPIFLREMLLFRRKLLKVGYLFSAMLVPIIYLLTFGLGLGRNVQMQGTDYLSYLIPGLVAMSSMNNSYTWVANALNLNRLYFKTFQVFVQAPIRPSAIMVGEVLAGMVKGLFASGLILIVGFITARDLSITPLFVMTLLLNCFLFASLGVITGMIAKSHEDTATYNNFFILPMAFFGGTFFPVDRIPELLRPVVWVLPLTHSNVLIRQNSLDWEGLVSLVILLLYAIAFFIIGSRLIRDYSE